aagagatgaatgatttagggtgaccctatgaaaacgaggacagggctcccgtatctttaacagttgtactccagtacaacaatggaaccagtgacctagggaggtcgtgggctctcccacaatagaggccttctagaggcagctggacaaccaccagtaagggatgctttagggtggattcctgcattgagcagggagttggactcgatggccttgtaggccccttccaactctactatctttaacagttgtattgaaaaggcaatttcggCAGCTATCATTTGCATACAtggatcacctggtgaaattcccttttctatgctcccagcacttgaaccccaaaattgcaccagagtaacagCAATTTCTCCCCATTCTCAGGATGTGAAtatcgggctcacttaatacatcaaagagggacgtactaaaaccaacagcaggctcccttcttaataaacaaaggcgccccaggttttattttGAAGCCCTTgtgaccaaagtgacttgttaattttacttattcactaggtttaaatcagggagaggaaacaaaaccaaaaatgcaatgaaaacaggacaccagggcagcctttttcccacaggtgggacattcctcctccccacctgggacCTTTCCTCTTGAGTCCCTCCCAGACaaccccctttctccagccttcccttccgcgatcccctagttatggggagggaaggaggtgcaagacTGGGGGAGGTCTCCTGGAGGGtcccaagtgggtcagtcccctggggaggggcaggggggctctgtctctccccacccagcCCCTGCCCCGGACCTGCCTTTGgctgcccggggggggggctctttcctctgccccctcccccctgggacccccttgcaatctgcactcaccggctccttggttggggaaaagaggctgcaggcagCGGACGCACGAGGTtcacaggagcagggggagaatcccagggtcctttgcaatggggggggggaggaagtgtggggcgaGAAgagaggggcctcatccagccttggctctaggacccagccccctgtccgcctctttaaccctttgGTGGAGGCaacactagagagccgcagaagCTCCTGGCGAAGACACGGACCTGGGAAGGAGGCTTTtccattgggtgggtgggtgtgtcttttATCCCCTctgcagcatcgccgccccatctgctcctgggggcatTGTGGGATCCACAgacgcagcctccggcatgggagccctccatcaatctgcctgcccttgctgcagagcagcgttccccaacctggtgcccttcagaattctaaagaagaatagatgctctaaaaagagagaggttaagtagggtgaccctgtgaaaaggaggacagggctcctgtatctttaacagttgcatagaaaaggggatttctgcaggtgtcatttgtatatatggagaacctggtgaaatcccctcttcatcacagcagttaaagctgcaggagccctgccctcttttaaatctggtcactctagtatagctcctgcagctacttacaattcaagaaggacgcagacaagctggagcgtgttcagaggagggcaaccaggatgatcaggggtctggaaacagccctatgaagagagactgaaagaactgggcatgtttagactggagaagagaagattgagggaagacatgatagcactcttcaaatacttaaaaggttgtcacacagaggagggccaggatctcttctcgatcctcccagagtgcaggacacggaataacgggctcaagttaaaggaagccagattccagctggacatcaggaaaaacttcctgactgttagagcagtacaacaatggaatcagttacctagggaggttgtgggctctcccacactagaggcattcaagaggcagctggacaaccatccgttaggtgtgctttagggtgtattcttGCATTaagtggggttggactcgatggccttgtaggccccttccaactctgctattctatgattctatacaaaatgacacctgaaatttccttttctgtgcaatggttaaagatacaggagccctgtcctccttttcatatggtcaccctttttcAGGGTTCGTCACCCCCTCTCTGCTCACGACCCCAGAACCTTTTAGGCTGCCTCTTGGCCTGCACGTGAgtgcaggaagggagggggctgCACGTGTGGGGAGGCGGTGGGCCCAGGCAGGAGCCGGCTGGGCATTGGCACAAACAGTGGGGTGGGCGGTAGAAGTTGGGGAGAGTTGGAATAAGTGAGGGGCGGCTAGATGAGGGAGAAGACAGGAGAAGCGGGGGTTGGGAGGGGATAATGAAGAAAACATGAGAAGTGGGGGAAGGGAAATGAAATGCCATGTGGGGGGCAGGAAGGAAATCTAGGGCACATGGGGCAAGTGTAGAATAGGCCTGAGGCCTCTCTCTGTTATTGGAGTTGGAGCCACTGCCGCTGAACACACGCACCATTTTCGCTTGTGTGATTGCGAATATAACAGGGTGCTTTTCAAAAGTCATTGCTCCTGTCTTAGAGCGGTAAATAGGGGCATgagtggtgtgggtgtggggatcTGGTGATGAGATGTGAGGGTTCCATTATGGCGAGGGCAAGTAACTAATGGTGTTAATCTGCAAAGGGGATttgccctcttcatcataaccgttaaagctgcaggagccctgcccccatTTGTATCTGAGCACAATatgggtgataacactcaaccacaaagattcacttagagatgtaaaatagacacaatatattagagatataggTGATATatgcaacatatatatatatatatatatatatatatatatatatatacatacatacatacacacacacacacacacacacacacacacatacatacacacacacacacagtaaaatgctactgtgaacttcagtgctgggaCATTGGACATTTTCTGTTTCtgtatttctttattaatttttattgtggaggttttgcactattggatttgtttaaaggggtttaagaacatgtaccagctaggagaaattgttctgtagattgattacaaactgtatatatatgttgtatatatcatctatatctctaatatattgtgtctattttacatctctaagtgaatctttgtggttgagtgttatatCACCCGTATTGTGCTTTGTtaattcaaccacagccttctatcttctcccttttgtatttggtcacaagggcagggctcctacagctttgtgatgaagagggcattttgcAAGGGTGCTACATGCATTAAAAGGACACCTATGCCCTTTTCTaggcgactgttaaagatacaggagcaaaaTGCTCTTTTCCATATGGAGTATTCAAAGTGCAGCTATTGCTGATAACCTAAACATCCCTGCACTAGCAAAGGGAATGAACACATGTGGTGTgatggtaaaaaataataatccactgTTCCAATTCTGCAGGAGGCTCCGATGCCTCAATTGGCTTTTTCCTCCCTCCGGGGAACCTTGTGAGCTCCTGTCTGAATCCCTGGCcgaaaagagggggggggcatctgggaagaaggggagggggctgcggaagccatttcctgcctccctctttcctcctgggcttGAGTCCCAGGCTGAAGGTGACTCTAGCTAAAAGGGCTCTTCTGGTGAGTTCAAAACGGGCTTTGGGGGAGGCGGGAATGCAAAACCCCGGGCAGGCAGAGAGCAGCATCCCTCTGCAGGGGCTTTGCTTTTCCCTCCCTGAAACCTCCAACGAGGGTTCAGATGAATGAATCCGCCCTCCTACACgagggttggggtgtgtgtgtgtgttctgcgtCAATAAAGGAAACGGATCCTTTCGCGTCTTCCCAGCCGGCGCGAAACCAAATTCTGGGCTTTCTCCGCCTGGATGCAACTGAGGTGGTggctggagtagggtgaccatatgaaaaggaggacaaggctcctgtatctttaaccgttgtagagaaaagggattttcagcagctgccatttatatgcatacagcatctggtgaaattccctcttcatcgcaatagttaaagctgcaggagcccttctctcttttgtatttggtcaagagggcaggactcctgcagctttaactgttacgatgaagacaAAGtgtcaccaggtgctatatgcattcaaatgacacttgctgaaattcccatttctatacagctttaaagatacaggagccctgtcctccttttcatagggtcaccctgggtTCGTCTGCCCCTCTCTGCTCAGGACCCCCGAAGCTTTCAGGCTGCCCCTCGGCcggcccccctcccacccgcagGCCCTgcaactccttccttccttgaccCTGGGCTCCGCGGCGAGGAAGCAGGAAGGTGGCAGAAGTTCCGCTTCCTTCATCCTGCGTGAGTCCAGGGAGGGAGGCGGCTGCAGAGTGGGGAGGCGGTGGGCCCAGGCAGGGCAGGTTGGGAGTGgcagaaattggggtgggggcaggtgggCGAGGAGCGGCGGTGGCCAGAAGTCAGGGGCTGCTAGAGGAGGGAGAAGACAGGGGAACCGAGAACAACGAAGgagacaggggaagtgtgtgtgtggggggggggggaatgaaatgccATGTGGGGGGCAGGAAGGAAATCTAGGGCAGGAGGGGAAAGAGTAGAATAGACCTGAGGCCTTGCTATGTTACTAAGAGTGGAGCCACTGCTGAACacatttctgttccctatagcttttaaatattgagtttgttctgactctatactgttagcttcaccctacccagtgcctgtttacacttccctgtgcctgtttgcattctctttccctccttattgtttactacaactttattagattgtaagcctatgcggcagggtcttgctatttactgtgtaatctgtacagcaccatgtacattgatggtgctatataaataaataaataaataataataataataataataacacatacacacacaccatttccgcTTGTGTGACTGTGAATATAGCAGGGTGCTTTTCAAATGTCATTGCTCCTGTCTTGGAGGGGTTAAAGGGGGCatgagtggggtggggttggggatcTGGTGTTGGGACTTGCGGGGTTCATTATGGAGGGGGCGGGTAAATAACGGTGTTAatcttgctttttcttctttcccagaAACCTGCAGCTGGCTTTAACTTGTCTGCTCTCACAATAAGGGTTAAAACGAGTGAATCTGCAGTGCTAGACAAGAGCGGGAGCGGCATTTTGGAGGATTTTTCTTGGGGGGGGCATCATTGCAGCCACTACTGTCTACcccctaaaaataattttgagtcaataaataaaacaagccatttcctgctttcctcccctccctcactAAATCAAACTCTGGGTGCTGCTGAGTCAGTGATTGGGAAGGACCTGGTGGGTTCAAAATGGAGTTTTGCTTTGTAGCAGAAGCAAAACTCCAGGCAGATGGATGgagagattgtggggagacagaCAGATAATTCAGGCAGCTTTTAACAGGAAACAAACTAGTTTAATGGCTGCTTTTCCAGCTGCGTTCTTATGTTTGATTGCaggtttttgtattgtatttactATGAGGTGATTTCACTCTGATGTATTCCAACTGTCCTAGAAATATGGTTGAAAGGTAGTATTGTTAGACCAGTTCTTCGCCCTACGGacgggatccaatcagcccctaagcacgactccacacttcagcgacagagggttcaaaagcactttattgattatTAATCAAGGTTTGGTCtctgaaggcgagcagtcagacaaagaagcAAGACATTCGGTAAAGCATATGTAACCTGCAAAGGGCAGCGCTtagtaacagcatgaaccaatcagaacgtaacactggggcataacggtcTTCCTAATCTTAGCTAAATAACCCCTTTGCTCTACTGTAAACTAACCTTCGTGTCGGAGCCAGAGGCTCGTGTTTTTGgtagataagacagatacaaggagacacCCTTGGGTACGTGGCACCTCGCTTGCTgcataatggctgcttcacagtttcctttttaaaatggagtcacttatgctaacaGTATGAGAACCTTGTAAATCCATAAATGTGAAAATGAACCTTCCATCTGTTTCCCTGACTGTTTTGCCATGAGGAatgcctcctctttctttcagcTCCTGGTGTCCTTGAAGGAGGGTCCTGGACATTTCACCCCGGAGGAGTGGGTttgtgctggatccaggccaaaggaATGTCATGGAGGAGAAAGATGGGAATCTCTCGGCTTCCCTGGGTAAGATCCTGTTGCCTTGACTGACAGATGTTAGGAGGAAGAGGGGTGAGAACGGGACAACTCAGGAAGGGCCTTGTGCTGGGTTTTTGATGGTATTTTACTTCATAAGAAGTAATGAAGggatgtgctggatcagaccaagggtccatctagtccagtgctctgttcacactgtggccaaatgGGAAATCCAAAAGCAGGTCGTGAATGaaatagcaccttcctgcccatgttcctcagcaaatggtgtacatatgATTACGGCCTGTGATCCTGGacgtagcacatatccatcaggattagtagccccTGATAGCctccacctccaggaatttatccaactcctttttaaagccatcccacgtcatcactacatcttgtgctagtgaattccataatttaactatcaggtctccccttagcctcctttctttccaaactaaacaatctgAGCTATTGTAACGTTCCCTCCTAGGTAACAtgctcttgatcattttagctgcctttttctgcatttctttcagCTATACAATATTTTCCTTTAGgcatgaccagaactgtacacagtatttcaagtCTCGTATTTCAAGTCTCgcttttgtataaaggcagtgttgttgttgttattttataacatttgtatcccgccctatatcacaaggatctcagggtggtgtacaggtaaaatcatacaaataaaAAGCATTAAACATACACAactaaaaccaattaaaccattaatctaAAACcactatataatttaaaaaccgtaaaaaccaattaaaacaattaaaactatatgaaggcttggtgaatttagccatcaaaggctttgttaaaaatgaTGAAGCCAGTGCCgtcgccagtcgggcctccaaggggagggcattccacagccgggttgctaccatagagaaagccctcttccctgtcccaccatagcgtatatctTGTGTTCGTGGGACGTGGAGGAGGGCtccccaacagatctcaagtctctgGCAGGCAGATACagggagaggcgttccctcaagtactgaggtgccaagccatttagggctgtaAAGGTCGTTGCCAGCACCTTGagttccgaccggaagcatacaGGCAGTCAGTGCAATtccaggtgttatatggtcattGTAGGATGTACCGGTCagcagtctggctgctgcatttagcacaggggtttgatggtggattggagaggctgtgtgtggagtttggGCCCAGGGACCAACTTCaccgttgtttttttaaaaaagcctgcgGCTGCATTTTAAGAGAATCGTCCCTCCTTTTAGCATTACCTCTTCTAAGTGCTTAAGTtttgatgctgcttttaaaagaaTGCTTTTCATGTGTTTCATTATTAGTTTTTGTTATTGGTTATactgtttatttgcttttattaagTATCTCAGCCTGAAAGTTGGAGTGCAAGTTATAAACTAaactaattaataataataataaataaataaataaattgatgagcACAACCCCATAACCACATGAAAAGCTCAACCGGATGCATTGGGCAAGATTATCTGCTCTTCTGCATGCTGAGTCATGATTTTCATGACATGGCTTGTGCTTACCATGTTTCATTGTCTGGAGCTCTCAGCTGAAccagcgggggggtggggggctcaggACACCCTGGTGCTGAAGAGGGCATTCAGGAGAGATCGTGTCCATGGCAAATCACATCTCtccattccacagagcaaccagGGCCTCAACAGCATTGCTGGCTCTGGCTATTGGAAAATCCCCACGGGTCCATAAGTCTTTGGGGGCACATGGAGGAAGTGGCTAAACACATTTCTCCCTTTGAATGGCCATGACCATCAAGTCAGGGGTTAGGGCCTAATTTGTGAGTGGTCACCGAGTCTTAGAAGGCAGGTGCAGCCAGAGATATCTTTTCCGTTCTGAAGTTCTCCACAGCAGTTGGTCCGGCTGGGTCCTTGATTTGAAAGTCCGTTTGTTCATGGCACactttctgtttctctctttaaTTATGCAGGGAATGTGTGCGAGGCAGGAAATGAAAGTGAAGTCCATCAAGTATTGGCTGAAAGCGATGAAGTATCAGTTGTGGCAAAGAATTTTGGGGATCGACACGGAATGAAGAAGGAGAAGGGCAAGCTTAGAAAAAAGCAGAGGAATGAATCCATTGCTTGCCTGGATGGTGACTTCCATGAAATACCAATTCATGAAAAAATGTCGGGAAGGACCAATAACCCTGATAGTGGAAAAAACCTTGCTTATAAGTCAGAACTTGCAAACTATTGGGAAACATGCACAGGAAAGAAACCCTttcaatgtttggagtgtggaaagagcttcagtcagagtggAAGTCTTACAACACACttaagaattcacacaggggagaaaccatataaatgtctggagtgtggaaagagcttcagtcagagtggAAGTCTTAAGATACACTTaaaaattcacacaggggagaaaccatttaaatgcctcgagtgtgggaagagcttcagtgcTCATGGTAACCTTAActcccatcaaagaattcacacaggggagaaaccatttaaatgtctggagtgtggaaaaagcttccgtCATAGAGAAGCTCTTACAGTACACCAAaagatccacacaggagagaaaccttttaaatgcctcgagtgtggaaagagctttagtctgAGAAAttcccttactttacatcaaaaaatacacacaggggagaaaccttttaaatgtCTGGAATGTGGAAACTGCTTCGGTTTAAGGAGACAGCTTACTGTGCATTGCAGAATTCACACAATGGAGAAACCATTTAcgtgtctggagtgtggaaaggcatTCAGTCAGAGTGGCAACCTGGCTTGCCATCAAaggattcatacaggggagaagccgtttCAATGCTTCGAGTGTGGAGAGAGCTTCCGAAGGAGTCACCaccttacttctcatcaaagaatgcacacaggggagaagccatataaatgcctggagtgtgggaagagttttggTCATAGTTATTTACTTACTACACATCAAAGAATGCAcaaaggggagaaaccctatcaatgcttggagtgtggaaagagcttctatTGGAGTTCTGATCTGACTAAACATAGtcgaacccacacaggagagaaaccatttaaatgtctggaatGTGGGAAGGGCTTTAATCAATGCTCATCCCTTACTGTACATGAAAGAACTCACACAgcggagaaaccatttaaatgcctgaaCTGTGAGAAGAGCTTTAGTCAGAAGTGTCGTCTTACTTCCCATCAAAGAGTTCACACTGAAGAGAAAccgtttaaatgcctggagtgtgggaagaacTTCCGTTTGTCTGAGCAGCTTACTATCCACAAAAGaagccacacaggagagaaaccatataaatgcctggaatgtgggaagagcttcagtcagaagggtCACCTTACTACCCATcgaaggatccacacaggagagaaaccatttcagtgccgggagtgtgggaagagttacAGTCAGATGTTTTTCCTTACTTCCCACCAAAAAAaacacactggagagaagccatttaaatgcatggaatgtgggaAAAAGTTCAGTTCTGGCCAGCACCTTACTTCACATCACAGAATCCACATCGTGGAGAAaccttttaaatgcctggagtgtgggaagagcttcagtcagaagtaTCGTCTTACTTCCCATCAAAGAGTTCACACTgaagagaaaccatttaaatgcctggagtgtgatAAGACCTTCCGTTGGTCCCAGCAACTTACTATCCACAAAAGaagccacacaggagagaaaccatataaatgcctggaatgtgggaagagcttcagtcagaagagtAACCTTACTACCCATCAAAGGATCCACACTGGAGACAAACCATTTCAGTGCcgggagtgtgggaagagtttcagtcagatgTTTTTCCTTACTTCCCACCAAAAAacacacactggagagaagccatttaaatgcatggaatgtgggaAAAAGTTCAGTTCTGGCCAGCACCTTACTTCACATCACAGAATCCACATCATGAAGAAACCTTTttaatgcctggagtgtgggaagtgcttcaggaGTCCTGTACAGcttacttcacatcaaagaagccacaccaagccaACATTTTGAATTCTTGTTGTGTGTAAAAGACCTGATGGAAACAATGTCTGACTTCACTTCAAAGAGCCCTCTTGGGAAGAAATGATCAAAATGCTGCTAATATTTTGAAATATGTTCCCATCAAATAGCTTTTTGCTACATCGGAGTATAACACTAGAAAATGGTAAACTCTGTCAAAGTTCTggttgcagtaagagcttttgaGATATCATCTAGGTGAGTTCATACAATGAAGCAACTCTTTAAATGCATCGAGTGCGGAAATAACTTCTTATTGGCTCATGTGCTTTGTCAGACATCAGAATAAGCCCAGAAGATAAAATTTCGGTGACTGTATGGGTGGAATGTTCAGGAAGGATCACCGTGTTCATAGACTACCGAGATTACACTGAGAAGAGCATACCTAACCCATACAAAAGACAGCAAAAGTTGATGTTGCTGGTGTTTGGACAATGGGGTGTTCTGGATTCATGGACTGCAGCCTGTTAAAAAAAACTCTATTTATTTGGCAGGGAAACAGATTTTTGTGGTCAATTCTATAGTTTAGTTAAAAGATGAACAATTCAGCTGTTTTGATTCTTGGGCCAAAGCCATTCAGCTGCCTGGCTTTGTTACATATCCCATTTACTAGTAAAGAAAAGAATTCATCTTTTATCGCGTTTCAGGAGGTGGGAATTGTCGTTTTCATTTGCTGATGATTCCAATAGTTCACCTTGTATTTGAATTCATGTAGCCATAATGATGAGGCCTGGGGGAGGGAGGCAGTTTTGAGGGGAAGCAGTTTGAATGTGCGGTCTCTAGGCACACATGTCCTTTGTCTCATTCTCAGCTTGGTTCAAGGAGGCTTCAGAACATACAAAACTGGGGAAATCCAGTTTTCCAGGGTTTGTGTGTGCTGACTGTGTGAGCAGTAAGCTCTCTTCCAAGGGTCCTACAACTCTCTGGAAAGACTATTTGACTCTTGTGTATCAGTTCAGTTTTCACCTGTTTCACCCATGTGGACCTTTTCTAGAAAACATTCTGGGGGTGTTCATAGGGATAGGAAGCCCCGTGGGATCACAGGGGCAACAGTTGTCCTCCAGAGACCTTATTACTAAAATCTGACCTGACCAAGCCTGGGTTACTGACCAAGATCATGAATCCCTTCTGCCAGTAGCAGCCATATATCACAATCAAAACCACTGTTAGTCAAAACATTTTTTGAATGGAAATGTATCAGCAAGCTCCCTTAGTACAAGTGTGTTATCAAATCAATTTGGAACAGTGGTGGCAtcagaaaaaaaattgggggcacagaaggggcaaagcatatttctaggtgggcaggcTCCTGCGTCCCtgatgttaagatctctgaaagaaaaatgacGGTATAACTCAtattaaaactgccatcctaatcatatattttgaaataaataatatattgattagtttaagttgttgttgtttttaaatacagcatatattagccaaattcaaattagtgAACGGTAAACTGttttcaaacaaggtagagtcactacacaagcgCTTCCTTTACGTTCAGAttagacagaacactttctttacaAAACAGTTACCTTTGAACCAGTGCAGGTAGGCTATTattagtgtaaggaaagtaagagcaaacggagacacctgggccctgtacacctaggaaaccgaATGCATGtgaagtagtagtctaaagatTCAAAAGATGAAGTTTTTGAAGATGAAGCTGGGTGTGTTTTTTATTGCAAGGCATTGCTTTTGTAATacggaataaaagaaataagaggttgaatatggtgggattaatgtatgagtaaacattcataggcttgcactgtgagtaaattccacccccacccccccaattccagtcctaattctctgaggagaaaaaagaaagacctgGAGAAGGTACTGAGTAATTATTTCCTCTCCCCTCTCAATTTCCCCCTGCCTATTGTcctgagaaaaaaggaagagatccatggaataaaCATTGTGATGGAAATTAATTGCAGATGTGGCAATTAttgaaaagaggaccgggctcctgcatcttaaagttgtatagaaaagggaatttccgcaggtgtcatttttctgcatgcagcacccttgcaaaattctctcttcatcacaaccattaaagctgcaggagccctggccccctttgtatctggtcacaaggtcaggactcctacagctttaatggttgtgatgaagagggtatttcaccaggtgctgcatgtataattatgtatttatttatttatttatttattacatttctataccgcccaatagccggagctctctttgcggttcacaaaaattaataccctaccctgtgcctgtttaccctactctgtgcctgtttgcattctcttcccctccttattgtttcattatgattttattagaatgtaagcctatgcggcagagtcttgcgatttactgttttactctgtacagcaccatgtacattgatggtgctatataaataataataatataataatattaataattacaatgcaaaattacaaatttaaaacaccaagataaaatttatttatagactgttaaaatggtgggagaataaaaaggtcttcacctggcgtctaaaagcatataatgtaggtgccaagcgaacctccttagggaactcattccacagtccgggtgccacagcagagaaggctgtgTCCAGAAAAGGACATttattcctttttctgtgcaactgttagatacaggagccggAGCTTCTTTTCCGTAAACCCATCACATTGCCAGCGAGTATTCAAAGTGCAGCTATTGCTGATAACCGAAACATCCTTGCACTGGGAAAAGGAATGATGTGG
This window of the Elgaria multicarinata webbii isolate HBS135686 ecotype San Diego chromosome 3, rElgMul1.1.pri, whole genome shotgun sequence genome carries:
- the LOC134395724 gene encoding zinc finger protein 208-like, encoding MEEKDGNLSASLGNVCEAGNESEVHQVLAESDEVSVVAKNFGDRHGMKKEKGKLRKKQRNESIACLDGDFHEIPIHEKMSGRTNNPDSGKNLAYKSELANYWETCTGKKPFQCLECGKSFSQSGSLTTHLRIHTGEKPYKCLECGKSFSQSGSLKIHLKIHTGEKPFKCLECGKSFSAHGNLNSHQRIHTGEKPFKCLECGKSFRHREALTVHQKIHTGEKPFKCLECGKSFSLRNSLTLHQKIHTGEKPFKCLECGNCFGLRRQLTVHCRIHTMEKPFTCLECGKAFSQSGNLACHQRIHTGEKPFQCFECGESFRRSHHLTSHQRMHTGEKPYKCLECGKSFGHSYLLTTHQRMHKGEKPYQCLECGKSFYWSSDLTKHSRTHTGEKPFKCLECGKGFNQCSSLTVHERTHTAEKPFKCLNCEKSFSQKCRLTSHQRVHTEEKPFKCLECGKNFRLSEQLTIHKRSHTGEKPYKCLECGKSFSQKGHLTTHRRIHTGEKPFQCRECGKSYSQMFFLTSHQKKHTGEKPFKCMECGKKFSSGQHLTSHHRIHIVEKPFKCLECGKSFSQKYRLTSHQRVHTEEKPFKCLECDKTFRWSQQLTIHKRSHTGEKPYKCLECGKSFSQKSNLTTHQRIHTGDKPFQCRECGKSFSQMFFLTSHQKTHTGEKPFKCMECGKNFSQSGNLKIHLRIHTGEKPYKCLECGKSFSQSGALTVHRRIHTGEKPFKCLECGKSFSAHGNLNSHQRIHTGEKPFKCLKCGKNFRHREALTVHQRIHTGEKPFNCLECGKAFSRSGNLAFHRRIHTGEKPYQCMECGASFRRNNHLTSHQRMHTGEKPFKCLECGKSFGHSYLLTTHQRMHKGEKPYQCLECGKSFYWSSDLTKHSRTHTGEKPFKCLECGKGFNQCSSLTVHERTHTAEKPFKCLNCEKSFSQKYRLTSHQRIHTEEKPFKCLECGKNFRLSEQLTIHKRSHTGEKPYKCLECGKSFSQKGHLTTHRRIHTGEKPFQCRECGKSYSQMFFLTSHQKTHTGEKPFKCMECGKKFSSGQHLTSHHRIHIVEKPFKCLECGKSFSQKYRLTSHQRVHTEEKPFKCLECGKTFHWSQQLTIHKRSHTGEKP